In Canis lupus baileyi chromosome 15, mCanLup2.hap1, whole genome shotgun sequence, one genomic interval encodes:
- the FAM180A gene encoding protein FAM180A, with the protein MCWKTLLLLLLCYDAQATVSHRWSRAVLFPAAHRPKRSSSMPLNPVLQSSLDDVELLYEFLLAELDISPDLKIAIKDEELASLRKAADFHIICNDVIPKHIPDIRRLSASLSSHPGILKKEDFERTALTLAYAAYRTALSQGHQKDIWAQSLLSLFQALRHDLMRSSGPRGSP; encoded by the exons ATGTGTTGGAAGACGTTGCTGCTTCTGCTGTTGTGTTACGATGCCCAGGCCACTGTGTCCCACAGGTGGAGCAGGG CCGTGCTCTTCCCTGCCGCCCACCGGCCAAAGAGATCCTCATCGATGCCATTGAACCCCGTCCTGCAGAGCTCCCTGGACGACGTAGAACTGCTCTACGAG TTCCTGCTAGCTGAACTTGACATCAGCCCTGACCTGAAGATCGCCATCAAGGACGAGGAGCTGGCCTCCTTGAGGAAGGCCGCTGACTTCCATATCATCTGCAATGACGTGATCCCCAAGCACATCCCGGATATCCGCCGGCTGAGCGCCAGCCTCTccagccaccctggcatcctCAAGAAGGAGGACTTTGAAAGGACAGCGCTGACCCTGGCCTACGCGGCCTACCGCACAGCCCTGTCCCAAGGGCATCAGAAGGACATCTGGGCCCAGTCCCTCCTTAGCCTCTTCCAGGCCTTGCGGCATGACTTGATGCGGTCCTCGGGCCCCAGAGGGTCTCCCTGA